The proteins below are encoded in one region of Sideroxydans lithotrophicus ES-1:
- a CDS encoding YfiR family protein, with product MRDTARFLLLLFLLTGLGTQACRAELTELQIESAYVFNFIKFAEWPADTLKSGDKIRLCVLGNSELHASLSTLNGRKAGAYELQVMPHSDGSDGFSSCHALYIEDQEQHRLVPILKSLGSRPVLTISDIPNFAERGGNIGLIYRDDKVLFEINLASTRKAGLRLSSQMLNLAANIFGR from the coding sequence ATGAGAGACACTGCGCGATTCCTTCTGCTGTTGTTCCTGCTCACGGGTTTGGGTACGCAAGCCTGTCGCGCAGAACTCACGGAGTTGCAGATCGAATCGGCCTACGTGTTCAATTTCATCAAGTTTGCAGAGTGGCCTGCGGACACACTCAAATCCGGGGACAAGATCCGGCTGTGCGTGCTGGGAAACAGCGAGCTGCATGCTTCGCTATCCACACTCAACGGGCGCAAGGCTGGAGCGTACGAATTGCAGGTCATGCCGCACAGCGACGGCAGCGACGGTTTCAGTTCGTGCCATGCGCTGTATATCGAAGACCAGGAACAGCACCGACTTGTTCCCATCCTCAAGTCGCTGGGGAGCAGGCCCGTTCTGACCATCTCGGACATACCGAACTTCGCCGAACGCGGAGGCAACATCGGGCTGATCTACCGCGACGACAAGGTACTGTTCGAGATCAACCTCGCATCGACCCGAAAAGCGGGATTGCGCCTGTCCAGCCAGATGCTCAATCTGGCTGCGAACATTTTCGGGAGATGA
- a CDS encoding TonB-dependent receptor plug domain-containing protein, translating into MKKITICSWMLLCMLLASPHANASGTGEANWPELSLGDLMKVGIETASRKSQSVSNTAAAVFVISASDIKRSGALSIPEALRLAPGVEVAKVSNNRWAVTIRGFNGRMANKLLVLVDGRSIYSSLYGGVIWEAENIPLEEISRIEVIRGSAGLAWGSNAVNGVVNIITKRAQDTSGWLVDSHAGTSTGKAGLAVRYGMKMEDGSAFRITANDQQRDGGKELNGMDAPDYWNDTSLTFRYDKPVNIDTRWLFTGRVFETKSADPWLIPTFDAAATYNLAQYGTARLVPYISTQNGGDLLGRFEKSTDGGGEVRIQSYIEEYRGSVVGAYDNHTTMDIDAQHRFPLGDAHDIVWGGNYRQSRHRDTMGSTGFLTSSRPDITVSLASIFAQDEWTLIPHRFSFQAGVRIENQTFGGTSPQPSIRMLWTPSERQSFWLAWSKTVRSPSVVNRTIGAYPGAMQPSASVPLPTLIYAAPGEQASFGNEKVHTIEAGHRAQWTPTFYSDLTVYVSHYDGIFDTMSGTSMTTNNPGVAGALGISVDPACTAALTNFGLAAGSPGLCMTMPRGNAESVRTRGIELSTEWNPLPDWRLQVNASRMWLDGGPNNNGVVYGNSPNYQGSIRSSYDITEERHFDLWWRRIGGLSNTGYISGLPGTMPINARTELDLRYSEQVNEALELSLTLQNLLSGNQLQIYPDYMPSLPVVPQRTIYLKALWHVH; encoded by the coding sequence ATGAAAAAAATAACAATATGCAGCTGGATGCTGCTTTGCATGTTGCTTGCCTCGCCGCATGCCAATGCGTCCGGCACCGGCGAAGCAAACTGGCCCGAACTCAGCCTGGGCGACTTGATGAAAGTCGGCATCGAGACTGCCTCCCGCAAAAGCCAGTCAGTCTCCAACACGGCTGCCGCCGTATTCGTCATCTCGGCATCGGACATTAAACGCTCCGGTGCCTTGTCCATACCTGAAGCATTGCGGCTGGCACCGGGAGTCGAAGTCGCCAAAGTGAGCAATAACAGATGGGCTGTCACCATACGCGGTTTCAATGGCCGCATGGCCAACAAACTGCTGGTTCTGGTCGATGGCCGTTCGATCTACAGCTCGCTTTATGGGGGAGTGATCTGGGAAGCTGAAAATATCCCGCTCGAAGAGATCAGCCGTATCGAAGTCATACGCGGTTCAGCGGGGCTTGCCTGGGGTTCCAATGCAGTCAATGGCGTAGTCAACATCATCACCAAGCGAGCGCAAGACACTTCCGGCTGGCTGGTCGATAGCCATGCCGGGACTTCGACCGGGAAAGCCGGACTGGCGGTGCGCTACGGCATGAAAATGGAAGATGGATCGGCCTTTCGCATCACTGCCAACGACCAGCAGCGCGATGGCGGCAAGGAACTCAACGGCATGGATGCCCCCGATTATTGGAACGATACTTCACTGACCTTCCGCTACGACAAGCCGGTCAATATCGACACACGCTGGCTTTTCACCGGACGTGTCTTCGAAACCAAATCTGCCGACCCCTGGCTCATCCCCACTTTCGACGCGGCGGCAACATACAATCTTGCCCAGTACGGCACGGCACGGCTTGTCCCCTACATTTCGACACAGAATGGCGGCGACCTGCTTGGGCGTTTCGAGAAATCGACAGATGGCGGCGGCGAAGTACGCATCCAGTCCTATATTGAGGAATATCGAGGATCGGTCGTCGGTGCTTACGACAATCACACGACGATGGATATCGACGCCCAGCATCGTTTTCCTCTCGGGGATGCGCATGACATCGTATGGGGCGGCAATTACCGCCAGAGCAGACACCGGGACACCATGGGATCGACCGGTTTCCTGACCTCATCGCGCCCGGACATCACCGTCAGTCTGGCCAGCATCTTCGCGCAGGATGAATGGACGCTGATCCCGCACCGCTTCAGTTTCCAGGCAGGTGTACGGATCGAGAACCAGACCTTCGGTGGAACGTCTCCGCAACCCTCGATCCGCATGCTGTGGACGCCGTCAGAACGGCAATCGTTCTGGCTTGCCTGGTCGAAGACGGTACGTTCGCCAAGCGTAGTCAACCGCACCATCGGCGCTTATCCGGGAGCCATGCAACCATCAGCCTCGGTCCCGTTGCCGACACTGATTTACGCCGCCCCCGGCGAGCAGGCCAGCTTCGGCAACGAGAAAGTCCACACCATCGAGGCCGGTCATCGGGCTCAGTGGACGCCGACCTTCTACTCCGACCTCACTGTCTATGTCAGCCATTACGACGGCATCTTCGACACCATGTCCGGCACGTCGATGACCACCAACAACCCCGGCGTTGCCGGCGCGTTGGGCATTTCCGTGGATCCGGCCTGTACCGCAGCACTGACCAACTTCGGATTGGCCGCAGGCTCACCCGGATTGTGCATGACCATGCCGAGAGGGAATGCCGAGTCGGTGCGCACGCGCGGCATCGAGCTATCCACCGAGTGGAATCCCCTGCCCGACTGGCGTTTGCAGGTCAACGCTTCGCGCATGTGGCTGGACGGTGGCCCCAACAACAACGGCGTCGTGTATGGTAATAGTCCGAACTATCAGGGTTCGATTCGCTCCTCGTACGATATCACCGAGGAACGCCACTTCGATCTCTGGTGGCGCAGGATCGGCGGCCTTTCCAACACCGGGTACATTTCCGGCTTGCCTGGTACGATGCCCATCAATGCCAGGACCGAGCTGGATCTGCGCTATTCCGAACAGGTGAACGAGGCACTCGAACTTTCGCTCACCTTGCAGAATCTGCTTTCCGGAAATCAGCTTCAGATATATCCGGATTACATGCCGTCTCTCCCGGTCGTGCCGCAACGCACGATCTACCTGAAAGCGCTATGGCACGTTCACTGA
- a CDS encoding RsmB/NOP family class I SAM-dependent RNA methyltransferase gives MLLTEYRLDLVIQALRAALKMEHPSDAVLRHFFQAERIGSNERSLVAETLFGVLRHRLFLDHACTLDDKGQATARRMALAYWVRFGGYNLRELEPLLKPKEAEWLGKVKSIDANALPLSIQAELPEWIVEKLRPQHSDDEILALGRSMQQSAPLDLRVNTLLAGRNEVLQSLQAEGMDAQATPYSPIGIRLKYKPALNKHALFLTGKFEVQDEGSQLLGILLAPKRNDMVVDFCAGAGGKTLMLGAMMNSQGRLYAWDVSEKRLTNLKPRLKRSGLSNVQPQLIAHENDNKVKRLAGKIDRVLVDAPCSGLGTLRRNPDLKFRQSAQSVAELNEKQAAILASAARLLKQGGRLVYATCSLLHEENQAIVQAFLAAHPDFTLVPASDVLRQQHIDLAMGDYLQLTPQYHNTDGFFAAVMERRNA, from the coding sequence ATGCTGTTAACTGAATACCGTCTCGACCTGGTCATACAAGCCCTGCGTGCAGCCCTGAAAATGGAACATCCGTCCGATGCCGTGTTGCGCCATTTCTTCCAGGCCGAACGCATCGGTTCCAACGAACGCTCGCTGGTGGCCGAAACACTGTTCGGCGTGCTGCGCCATCGCCTGTTCCTCGATCATGCCTGCACCCTCGACGACAAAGGACAAGCCACGGCGCGGCGCATGGCCCTGGCCTATTGGGTCAGGTTCGGCGGCTACAACCTGCGCGAACTGGAGCCGCTGCTCAAACCCAAGGAAGCTGAATGGCTGGGCAAAGTGAAGAGCATCGACGCAAACGCTCTGCCGCTTTCCATCCAGGCGGAATTGCCTGAATGGATCGTCGAAAAACTGCGCCCGCAACACAGCGACGACGAAATCCTTGCGCTGGGTCGCTCCATGCAACAGTCCGCCCCGCTCGATCTGCGCGTGAACACGCTGCTCGCCGGACGCAACGAAGTGCTGCAATCCCTGCAAGCCGAAGGCATGGATGCTCAGGCGACACCTTATTCACCGATTGGCATCCGCCTCAAATACAAACCGGCGCTGAACAAACACGCATTGTTCCTCACCGGCAAATTCGAAGTGCAGGACGAAGGCAGCCAGCTGCTGGGGATATTGCTCGCGCCGAAACGCAACGACATGGTGGTGGATTTCTGCGCCGGCGCGGGCGGCAAGACGCTGATGCTGGGCGCAATGATGAATTCTCAGGGCAGGCTGTATGCATGGGACGTTTCGGAAAAACGGCTCACCAACCTGAAGCCGCGTTTGAAACGTTCCGGGTTGAGCAACGTGCAGCCGCAGCTCATCGCCCACGAAAACGACAACAAGGTAAAAAGACTGGCCGGCAAGATCGACCGCGTGCTGGTGGATGCACCGTGCAGCGGGCTGGGAACGCTGCGCCGCAATCCGGATCTCAAGTTCCGCCAGTCGGCTCAGAGCGTGGCCGAACTCAACGAGAAACAGGCGGCGATCCTCGCTTCGGCTGCGCGTCTGCTGAAACAGGGTGGCCGTCTGGTCTATGCCACCTGCAGCCTGCTGCATGAAGAGAACCAGGCCATCGTGCAGGCATTCCTGGCGGCTCACCCCGATTTCACGCTGGTACCTGCAAGCGATGTGCTGCGGCAGCAACACATCGATCTGGCGATGGGCGACTACTTGCAACTCACCCCTCAATATCACAATACTGACGGATTCTTCGCCGCCGTGATGGAACGTAGAAACGCGTAA
- a CDS encoding DUF3108 domain-containing protein: MSFRLDTPSRRIAFAIGISLLLHGLMLWTPDIHLPRFQSSLPALTARLEALPSAPPRPKAKHKPKTRPAAPKSAPVKDQSAQNTALLQSPPAASAPVAASAVAASTPVAASAPAETETIANANQTVDRPPLPKYAQLTFAIYNGTTSFRIGEAVHTLEIKDGHYVLQAVTKTVGLVSLFKSYELSQFSSGSYNQYGLQPEQFLEKRIERSGTQSHAVEFDRKSQHAFFAPGGETPLPPDTQDILSVLYQFPPLAHTEMTTVSVCNGKKIEQYKFEIAVDETIDTPLGKMLTVHLRKMRAPDEEGLDIWLAREYRLFPVKLRFIERNGEVTGEAVITDIRVSDEQGVRSNAVN; this comes from the coding sequence GTGAGTTTCAGGCTGGACACTCCGTCGCGCCGCATCGCTTTTGCAATCGGCATCTCCCTGCTGCTGCACGGCCTGATGCTGTGGACCCCGGACATCCATCTGCCGCGTTTCCAGTCCTCGTTGCCGGCATTGACCGCCAGACTCGAAGCTTTGCCTTCGGCTCCTCCCAGACCCAAGGCAAAGCACAAACCAAAAACCAGACCTGCCGCCCCCAAATCTGCTCCAGTCAAGGATCAGTCAGCACAGAACACCGCACTACTGCAATCGCCACCTGCGGCAAGCGCCCCGGTCGCTGCCAGTGCCGTGGCTGCCAGCACTCCAGTCGCAGCCAGCGCGCCCGCGGAAACAGAAACCATTGCAAACGCCAATCAAACCGTCGATAGACCGCCTTTGCCCAAGTACGCTCAGCTCACTTTCGCCATCTATAACGGGACCACCAGCTTCCGCATCGGCGAAGCCGTCCACACGCTGGAGATCAAGGACGGGCATTATGTATTGCAGGCGGTGACGAAGACCGTCGGTCTGGTGAGCCTGTTCAAAAGTTACGAACTCTCCCAGTTCAGTAGCGGCAGCTATAACCAATACGGCCTGCAACCGGAACAGTTTCTCGAAAAACGCATAGAACGATCCGGCACACAGAGTCATGCGGTTGAATTTGACAGAAAGTCGCAGCACGCATTTTTCGCACCCGGTGGCGAAACGCCCCTGCCGCCGGATACCCAGGACATCCTGAGCGTGCTGTACCAGTTTCCGCCACTGGCACATACCGAGATGACCACTGTCTCGGTGTGTAACGGCAAGAAGATCGAACAATACAAGTTCGAGATAGCCGTTGACGAAACGATCGACACTCCGCTCGGCAAGATGCTCACCGTGCACCTGCGCAAGATGCGCGCCCCCGACGAGGAGGGGCTGGATATATGGCTGGCCAGGGAATACCGCTTGTTCCCGGTCAAGCTGCGTTTTATCGAAAGAAATGGCGAAGTCACCGGCGAGGCTGTCATCACCGACATCCGCGTGTCGGATGAACAAGGAGTAAGAAGCAATGCTGTTAACTGA
- a CDS encoding DUF3108 domain-containing protein: MRTLVAFLLCCIAPPLFAAPPAQHIEASFEISTKGVKIAVITEKFTRIGNHYRIESLTQPVGLLAMFKPGTLSVVSEGDVTAQGLRPQSFVYKHSQETLKNTAASFDWNQSNLMLSDRNGQRSEPLPAATQDRLSVQYQFRYIPQLRERKELTMHITNGSKIDTRHYLTHPVQMLTVPMGTLETLYLSTPPEATAWKTEIWLSVENGNFPCKIVVTEDNGDQLTQVLTALSISQ, encoded by the coding sequence ATGCGTACTCTCGTCGCATTCCTTTTATGCTGCATTGCTCCCCCGCTTTTCGCCGCCCCGCCGGCGCAACACATAGAAGCCAGTTTTGAAATATCCACCAAGGGCGTCAAGATCGCCGTCATCACGGAGAAATTCACGCGCATCGGCAACCATTACCGCATCGAAAGCCTGACTCAACCGGTCGGGTTGCTCGCCATGTTCAAGCCCGGTACGCTGTCAGTCGTCAGCGAAGGCGATGTCACCGCACAAGGCTTGCGGCCGCAGAGCTTCGTCTACAAGCACTCGCAGGAAACGCTCAAGAACACAGCAGCGAGTTTCGACTGGAACCAATCCAATCTCATGCTCAGCGACCGCAATGGCCAGCGTTCCGAACCGTTGCCAGCGGCCACACAGGACCGCCTGAGCGTGCAATACCAGTTCCGCTACATCCCGCAACTGCGCGAGCGCAAGGAGCTGACCATGCATATCACCAATGGCAGCAAGATCGACACGCGCCATTACCTGACACATCCGGTACAGATGCTCACCGTCCCGATGGGCACGCTGGAAACGCTGTATCTGAGCACCCCGCCGGAGGCAACAGCGTGGAAGACGGAGATATGGCTGTCAGTCGAGAACGGCAACTTCCCTTGCAAGATCGTAGTGACCGAGGACAATGGCGATCAATTGACACAGGTCCTCACTGCCTTGAGCATCTCCCAGTGA
- the purN gene encoding phosphoribosylglycinamide formyltransferase, whose protein sequence is MKRIVILISGRGSNMQALLEANLPCRIAAVISNRADAQGLEIARMHGIPVAVIPHNNYPDRAAFDAALAEIIDSYATDLVVLAGFMRILTANFVERYRGRLINIHPSLLPAYPGIDTHQRALQAGTRIHGCTVHFVTPDLDHGPIIIQAAVPVLRDDTPQSLSARVLCEEHRIYPQAVRWLCRNQVWLDEIGRVASDRLEQPGAALISPGLE, encoded by the coding sequence GTGAAACGCATCGTCATCCTCATCTCGGGACGCGGCAGCAACATGCAGGCTTTGCTGGAAGCGAACCTCCCTTGCCGGATCGCGGCGGTGATCAGCAATCGTGCCGATGCGCAGGGTTTGGAGATCGCCCGCATGCACGGTATCCCGGTCGCCGTGATACCGCACAACAACTATCCCGACCGTGCCGCCTTCGATGCTGCGCTGGCCGAAATCATCGACAGTTACGCGACCGACCTTGTCGTGCTGGCCGGCTTCATGCGTATCCTGACGGCAAATTTCGTCGAACGTTATCGCGGCAGACTCATCAACATCCACCCGTCGTTATTGCCCGCCTACCCCGGCATCGACACTCACCAGCGCGCTTTGCAGGCCGGCACCAGGATACACGGTTGCACCGTGCATTTCGTCACACCCGATCTGGATCACGGTCCCATCATCATCCAGGCGGCAGTGCCGGTTTTGCGCGACGACACGCCGCAGAGCCTGTCCGCTCGCGTGCTGTGCGAGGAACACCGTATCTACCCACAGGCCGTCCGCTGGCTGTGCCGCAACCAGGTGTGGCTGGATGAGATTGGCCGTGTGGCCAGTGACCGTCTGGAACAACCGGGGGCGGCACTCATCTCGCCGGGTCTGGAATAA
- the purM gene encoding phosphoribosylformylglycinamidine cyclo-ligase encodes MGLEFPFRKRELKLSTPSNSLSYRDAGVDIDAGDQLVENIKPFAKRTMRPEVLSGIGGFGGLVEISKKFKEPVLVSGTDGVGTKLKLAFELNRHDTVGIDLVAMSVNDILVQGAEPLFFLDYFACGKLDVPAATEVIKGIAKGCEDSGCALIGGETAEMPGMYPVGEYDLAGFAVGVVEKSKIITGEHIAAGDVVLGLASNGAHSNGYSLVRKIIERSKPDLNAKFDGERTLADCIMAPTRLYVKPMLSLMAKITVKGMAHITGGGITENVPRVLPANVVADIDSKTWQMPRLFHWLREGGNVEAQEMFRTFNCGIGMVVVVSAQDADAAIGHLRSVGETVSRIGVIRTRNGGEHQTQVR; translated from the coding sequence ATGGGATTGGAATTCCCTTTTAGAAAGAGAGAACTTAAATTGAGCACCCCTTCCAACAGTCTTTCCTACCGCGATGCGGGCGTCGATATCGATGCTGGTGACCAACTGGTCGAGAACATCAAACCTTTTGCCAAGCGCACCATGCGCCCCGAAGTCCTGTCCGGCATCGGCGGCTTCGGCGGTCTGGTCGAGATCTCGAAGAAGTTCAAGGAGCCGGTGCTGGTGTCCGGCACCGACGGCGTCGGTACCAAACTCAAGCTGGCGTTTGAACTCAACCGCCACGACACCGTGGGCATCGACCTCGTCGCGATGAGCGTGAACGACATCCTGGTGCAGGGCGCCGAGCCGTTGTTCTTCCTCGACTACTTCGCCTGCGGCAAGCTCGACGTGCCGGCCGCCACCGAAGTCATCAAGGGCATCGCCAAAGGCTGCGAAGATTCCGGCTGCGCGCTGATCGGCGGCGAGACCGCCGAGATGCCCGGCATGTACCCTGTCGGCGAATACGACCTGGCCGGCTTCGCGGTCGGCGTGGTGGAAAAAAGCAAGATCATCACCGGCGAGCACATCGCCGCTGGCGACGTGGTGCTCGGCCTGGCCTCCAACGGCGCTCACTCCAACGGTTATTCGCTGGTGCGCAAGATCATCGAACGCAGCAAGCCCGACCTGAACGCCAAATTCGACGGCGAGCGCACGCTGGCCGACTGCATCATGGCACCCACCCGTCTGTACGTGAAGCCGATGCTGAGCCTGATGGCAAAGATCACGGTGAAAGGCATGGCGCACATCACTGGCGGCGGCATCACCGAAAACGTGCCGCGCGTGCTGCCCGCCAACGTGGTTGCCGACATCGACAGCAAGACCTGGCAGATGCCCAGGCTGTTCCACTGGCTGCGCGAGGGCGGCAATGTCGAAGCGCAGGAAATGTTCCGTACCTTCAATTGCGGCATCGGCATGGTGGTCGTGGTCAGCGCGCAGGATGCGGATGCGGCGATCGGGCACCTGCGATCCGTCGGCGAGACGGTCTCGCGCATCGGCGTCATCCGCACACGCAACGGCGGCGAACACCAGACACAAGTCCGCTGA
- the hda gene encoding DnaA regulatory inactivator Hda, with the protein MTQMLLGIAPEWIPTLENFVVGRNVELLSALRHALAGTQGERMLYVWGDAGGGKSHLLQASAGLALASGQSAICTCGAVPEAAQVVAVDDVEKLDDEAQVALFALYNRQRENGGMLLVGGRQAPAFLSLREDLRTRLGWGLVYQVHALNDTEKAQALEQHAMARGFELTTEVTTYLLRHGRRDLPALLATLDALDELCLRLKRAASVPLLKEVMRNDQPG; encoded by the coding sequence ATGACGCAAATGCTATTGGGCATAGCCCCCGAATGGATCCCCACGCTGGAGAACTTCGTTGTCGGACGCAACGTCGAGTTGCTTTCGGCTTTGCGTCATGCACTCGCTGGCACTCAGGGTGAGCGCATGCTGTATGTCTGGGGCGATGCGGGGGGCGGCAAGAGCCATCTGCTGCAAGCATCGGCCGGACTGGCGCTGGCATCTGGACAATCGGCGATCTGTACCTGTGGTGCAGTGCCGGAGGCCGCACAGGTGGTCGCGGTCGACGATGTCGAGAAACTGGACGATGAGGCTCAAGTCGCATTGTTCGCCCTGTATAACCGCCAGCGCGAGAACGGCGGCATGCTGCTGGTGGGCGGCAGGCAGGCTCCCGCATTCCTGTCGTTGCGCGAAGACCTGCGCACCCGCCTGGGCTGGGGCCTGGTGTATCAGGTGCATGCGCTGAACGATACCGAGAAAGCGCAGGCACTGGAACAACACGCCATGGCGCGGGGTTTCGAATTGACGACCGAGGTTACCACCTATCTGTTGCGGCATGGTCGCCGCGACCTGCCAGCCTTGCTGGCGACGCTGGATGCTCTGGATGAGCTTTGCCTGCGCCTGAAGCGTGCCGCATCCGTGCCGCTGTTGAAAGAGGTGATGCGCAACGATCAGCCAGGGTAG
- a CDS encoding HAD family hydrolase yields the protein MNLALFDLDNTLLSGDSDFEWSQFLIEQGVLDRELFEAKNLAFYEQYKAGTLNISEFLDFQLKPLSRHARKLLDEWHQEFMRRKVRPMMGDKARALVAKHKSAGDVCVIITATNSFVTAPIAREFGIEHLIATDPEEKDGEFTGNVAGVPSFRDGKVVRMESWLAERGQGWESFEKTWFYSDSLNDLPLLSKVSCPVAVDPDATLRVHAEKRGWTVISLR from the coding sequence GTGAATCTGGCTTTATTCGACTTGGACAATACCCTGCTGAGCGGCGACAGCGACTTCGAGTGGTCGCAGTTCCTGATCGAGCAGGGCGTGCTGGACCGCGAGCTGTTCGAGGCAAAGAACCTTGCGTTCTACGAACAATACAAGGCGGGTACGCTGAATATCTCCGAGTTTCTCGATTTCCAGCTCAAACCCTTGTCGCGGCACGCGCGGAAGTTGCTGGACGAGTGGCATCAGGAATTCATGCGGCGCAAGGTGCGCCCCATGATGGGCGACAAGGCGCGAGCCCTGGTCGCGAAGCACAAGTCGGCGGGCGACGTGTGCGTGATCATCACTGCCACCAACAGCTTCGTGACGGCTCCCATCGCGCGTGAGTTCGGCATCGAGCATCTGATCGCCACCGATCCGGAAGAAAAGGATGGCGAATTCACGGGCAATGTCGCAGGTGTGCCCAGTTTCCGCGACGGCAAGGTTGTGCGCATGGAAAGCTGGCTGGCGGAACGCGGTCAGGGTTGGGAAAGCTTTGAGAAAACATGGTTCTATAGTGATTCCCTGAACGACCTCCCGCTGTTGTCCAAGGTGAGCTGTCCGGTTGCCGTCGATCCCGATGCAACCTTGCGCGTGCATGCCGAAAAACGAGGCTGGACGGTCATTTCCCTGCGCTGA
- the pcnB gene encoding polynucleotide adenylyltransferase PcnB, producing MIKRLIKRVFGKTVPVRVAGAAHVIPFELHKVSRDGISYGARRVTDGLQAAGFKAFVVGGAVRDLLLDRQPKDFDVATDATPEEVKRVFRRARIIGRRFRLVHVMFGEETVEVSTFRRAIDAEDAETDEHGRILRDNEFGDQEQDAARRDFTANGLFYDPATQEIFDYHHGYEDIRANTLRMIGDPEVRYREDPVRMLRAVRLSAKLGMKLDPATAAPISKMKELLSNVPEARLFDEMLKLLLSGQALPCIKKLRAMELHHGMLPMLDVILEQPMGEKFVMLALQNTDQRIAEEKPTSPAFLFAALLWHEVLAAWKARQDAGERPVGAMHAAMDEVLDRQRAQLAIPRRYDTVMKELWLLQPRFEQRGGQRPLRLLALPRFRAAYDFLLLRCQSGEVDAELGAWWEEFQHASDERRNEMLLPDSGGPKKRRRRNKKPAAAQAELPID from the coding sequence ATGATAAAAAGACTGATCAAACGGGTGTTCGGCAAGACTGTTCCGGTGCGTGTTGCAGGCGCCGCGCATGTGATTCCATTCGAGTTGCACAAAGTGAGCCGCGATGGGATCAGTTACGGTGCCCGGCGGGTGACCGATGGGTTGCAAGCTGCCGGATTCAAGGCCTTTGTGGTCGGCGGCGCGGTGCGCGACCTGTTGCTGGACCGCCAGCCCAAGGATTTCGATGTGGCGACCGATGCCACGCCGGAAGAGGTGAAGCGAGTGTTCCGCCGCGCGCGCATCATCGGCCGGCGTTTCCGGCTGGTGCATGTGATGTTCGGGGAAGAGACGGTGGAGGTCTCGACCTTCCGCCGTGCCATTGATGCGGAAGACGCCGAAACCGACGAGCACGGGCGTATCCTGCGCGACAACGAGTTCGGCGATCAGGAGCAGGATGCCGCGCGGCGCGATTTCACCGCCAACGGCTTGTTCTATGACCCTGCCACGCAAGAGATATTCGACTACCACCACGGCTACGAAGATATCCGTGCCAACACCTTGCGCATGATCGGCGACCCGGAAGTGCGCTATCGCGAAGATCCGGTGCGCATGTTGCGAGCGGTGAGGCTTTCGGCCAAGCTGGGGATGAAACTGGATCCGGCCACTGCGGCCCCGATCTCGAAAATGAAGGAATTGCTGAGCAACGTGCCGGAGGCACGGTTGTTCGACGAGATGCTCAAGCTGCTGTTGTCCGGGCAGGCCTTGCCTTGTATCAAGAAACTGCGCGCGATGGAGCTGCATCACGGCATGCTGCCGATGCTCGATGTGATCCTGGAACAGCCGATGGGCGAGAAGTTCGTCATGCTGGCCTTGCAGAACACCGACCAGCGCATCGCCGAAGAAAAACCCACATCACCGGCTTTCCTGTTCGCAGCCTTGTTGTGGCACGAAGTGCTGGCCGCATGGAAGGCCAGGCAGGATGCGGGCGAGCGCCCGGTCGGGGCGATGCATGCGGCGATGGACGAGGTACTGGACAGGCAGCGCGCGCAACTCGCCATTCCTCGCCGCTACGACACGGTAATGAAGGAGTTGTGGCTGTTGCAGCCGCGTTTCGAGCAACGTGGCGGGCAGCGCCCCCTGCGCTTGCTGGCCTTGCCGCGCTTCCGCGCCGCTTACGATTTCCTGCTGTTGCGTTGCCAGAGCGGAGAAGTGGATGCAGAGCTGGGTGCATGGTGGGAGGAATTCCAGCATGCCAGCGACGAGCGTCGCAACGAGATGCTGTTGCCAGACAGCGGTGGCCCGAAGAAACGCCGCCGCCGCAACAAGAAACCTGCCGCCGCCCAGGCTGAACTGCCCATAGATTGA
- the folK gene encoding 2-amino-4-hydroxy-6-hydroxymethyldihydropteridine diphosphokinase: MKRLQHVAFVGLGSNLADPVFQVSSALEALAGLPQTRMVRHSSLYRSAPVGYLDQPDFINAVAQIETELKPRALLDMLLALEHECGRTREFCNAPRTLDLDVLLYDDLQHHEHGLTIPHPQMHLRAFVLQPLLEIAPDCVIPGIGSAAEAALLCTGQTLERI, translated from the coding sequence ATGAAGCGCCTTCAACACGTTGCATTCGTAGGGTTGGGTAGCAATCTGGCCGATCCGGTGTTTCAGGTGTCCAGCGCACTGGAGGCTCTGGCTGGATTGCCGCAGACGCGCATGGTAAGGCACTCTTCGTTGTATCGCAGCGCCCCGGTGGGCTATCTGGATCAACCGGATTTCATCAATGCTGTGGCGCAGATCGAAACGGAACTGAAACCCCGTGCCCTGCTGGATATGCTGCTCGCCCTGGAACACGAATGCGGACGCACGCGCGAGTTCTGCAATGCGCCGCGCACTCTGGACCTGGATGTGTTGCTTTATGACGATCTGCAGCACCACGAGCATGGCTTGACCATCCCGCATCCGCAGATGCATCTGCGCGCGTTCGTGTTGCAACCTTTGCTGGAGATCGCGCCTGACTGCGTTATCCCGGGGATCGGTTCCGCAGCAGAGGCGGCCTTGCTATGCACGGGACAAACTTTGGAGCGGATCTGA